A stretch of Acidobacteriota bacterium DNA encodes these proteins:
- a CDS encoding site-specific DNA-methyltransferase: VVQTALTVLERCILMTTDPGDLVLDPTCGSGTTACVAEQWGRRWITIDTSRVALALARARIMGARYAYYLLADSPEGRQREAELNVRQAASLSRAGLANHLAERDGHDKLAACRTADIRQGFVYERVPHITLKSIANNAEIDVIWEKFQPALEATRAQLNAALKQSWEEWEIPREADAKWAAEAKKLHAEWWRQRIARHREIDASIAAKAEFEYLYDKPYEDKKKVRVAGPFTVESLSPHRVLGVDENDELLDPLKASTGNGRGTVRDFAQMILENLKTAGVQQAHKADKLDFTALVPWPGYYICAEGRYLEKSEVGSAKSELPDLHSSPFTFHSSEKRAAIFIGPEFGTVPREDLAAAAREAGEAGFDVLVSCAFSYDAHCVGLNKLGRIAILKARMNADLHMADDLKNTGKGNLFVIFGEPDIEILPAAGQQIQVKVNGVDVFRPNTGEVISDNADGIACWFIDSDYNEESFFVRQAYFLGANDPYKALKTTLKAEINQEAWDTLNSDVSRPFAKPASGRIAVKVINHLGDEVMKVFRVE; encoded by the coding sequence GATTGATACTTCGCGGGTGGCGCTGGCGTTGGCGCGCGCGCGGATTATGGGCGCGCGCTACGCCTATTACCTGCTGGCCGATTCGCCGGAAGGGCGGCAACGGGAAGCCGAACTCAATGTCCGACAAGCTGCCAGCTTGTCGCGGGCTGGGCTGGCGAACCACTTGGCAGAACGCGACGGCCACGACAAGCTGGCAGCTTGTCGGACAGCAGATATTCGCCAGGGCTTTGTTTACGAGCGCGTGCCGCACATCACGCTGAAATCCATCGCCAACAACGCCGAGATTGATGTCATCTGGGAGAAGTTCCAACCGGCGCTCGAAGCCACCCGCGCCCAACTCAACGCCGCGCTCAAACAAAGCTGGGAGGAATGGGAAATCCCGCGCGAAGCTGACGCGAAATGGGCTGCCGAAGCCAAGAAGCTGCACGCCGAATGGTGGCGGCAACGCATCGCCCGCCACCGCGAGATTGACGCCAGCATCGCCGCCAAGGCCGAGTTCGAATACCTCTACGACAAACCCTACGAAGATAAAAAGAAGGTGCGCGTGGCCGGGCCGTTCACGGTCGAAAGCCTCTCGCCGCACCGCGTGCTGGGCGTGGACGAAAACGACGAACTGCTTGACCCGCTGAAGGCATCTACTGGCAATGGACGCGGCACGGTGCGCGACTTCGCGCAGATGATTCTCGAAAACCTGAAAACGGCTGGCGTTCAACAAGCGCACAAAGCAGACAAGCTCGACTTCACGGCGCTGGTGCCGTGGCCGGGCTATTACATTTGCGCCGAAGGCCGCTACTTGGAGAAGAGTGAAGTGGGGAGTGCGAAGAGTGAACTACCTGATCTTCACTCTTCACCTTTCACTTTTCACTCTTCTGAGAAACGCGCGGCGATTTTCATCGGCCCCGAATTCGGCACCGTCCCCCGCGAAGATTTGGCGGCGGCGGCCCGCGAGGCTGGCGAAGCGGGCTTTGACGTGCTGGTCAGTTGCGCCTTCAGCTACGACGCGCATTGCGTGGGGCTGAACAAACTGGGCCGCATTGCCATTCTCAAAGCGCGCATGAACGCCGACCTGCACATGGCCGACGACCTGAAAAACACCGGCAAAGGCAATCTGTTTGTCATCTTCGGCGAACCGGACATCGAGATTCTGCCCGCCGCCGGCCAGCAGATTCAGGTCAAGGTCAACGGCGTAGACGTCTTCCGCCCCAACACCGGCGAAGTCATCAGCGACAACGCCGACGGCATCGCCTGCTGGTTCATTGACAGCGATTACAACGAAGAGAGCTTCTTTGTCAGGCAGGCATATTTCCTGGGTGCGAACGATCCGTACAAGGCGCTCAAGACGACGCTGAAAGCCGAGATCAACCAAGAGGCTTGGGATACTTTGAACAGCGACGTGTCGCGGCCTTTTGCGAAACCCGCGTCCGGGCGCATCGCCGTCAAGGTGATCAATCATCTGGGCGACGAAGTGATGAAAGTGTTTCGGGTGGAGTAG